The genome window ATTAGGGCTTTTCAGAAGCTGGAATTGATTATCGGTCATGACTTTTTTATGACTCCCACCATGGCCCTGTGTGATGTTATATTTCCCGTAGCAACCTTTTTAGAGCGTAGCGATGTGGTGGTTCCTGCAGGGAACTTCCTTTTGTATTCGGCAAAAGCCGCAGAACCTCCCGAATCTGTCCTCACAGACTATGGTGTTTTTTCAGCCTTGGCTGAACGCCTTGGTTTTGGTGAATCCTATAGCGCCGGACGCAGTGAATCGGAGTGGATCGATGCCTTCCTTGAGGATTCAGATATCAGCGATATTGATGCTTTCAAAAGGGAGGGACTCTTTATCGGGGAAGAACAGGATCGAAATGCTTTCTCCGATTTTATCGCAGACCCCGAAGCTCATCCTCTTCAAACCCCTTCAGGTAAAATTGAAATTTCTCCTTTGGCTTATGAAACCCTGGGTTTTCCGGCTCACCCCCATTTCAGGTCTGTCCTTCCCCATGACCCAGAATATCCTCTGTATTTGATTACTCCCCACTCTTTGCATGGGATTCATTCCCAATATTCTAATATTCCGGGATTTAAGAAGGATGATGACAAGCGAGTCTGGATGCATCCTGAAGATGCCTCTATCAGGGGCATAGTATCAGGCTCTGAGGTCATTTTGACAAGTGCACAGGGAAGTATTAGAGTTCCTGTTCTCATCACCGAGGATATAAAGGCGGGGACCATTTCCCTCAATGAAGGGCTGTGGCCCGATCTTATCGGGAAGGATGATCGTGAGTTAGAGATTGCAGGGTCTGTGAATATGCTGACATCCACAGTCTCTACCAAACCCAGCCGATCTTCCCGGACCCATACAGTGTTTGTGCAAGTTCAATTGGCTCATTAGGAAATGAGTGAGAGTTAAAAAAATATTTGTTTTATTATAGAATTTTAGGAGTCCTGTATATGAAAATTACATCCAAGATTATTCTTCCCGTGGCGATCATGCTTGTTCTGGCAGTGAGTATCGTCTCGATCATCGGTTATACGAATATATCCCATGAAATAGATAATGTCCTTGAGGTGAGCACCCAGACTATACTTGAGAATCTTCTCAACGAGAATGAAATGTTCAATAAGAACATGCGATTTATGAAAGAGGGCATGAATAACAATTATATAAAAATTGCCAGGAGCATCGCCTACATTGTTAATGAGAATCCCGACCTGGTATCCACGGAACGAATGCAGGAACTGGCGTCTGCCATCGGCATTGATGAAATACATATCATAGACAGCCGTGGTATCCTTTTTGCAGGTTCTGACCCGGAATCTTTCGGTCTTGATTTTTCTCAGAACGAAGAGACAAAACCATTTCTTGAACTGTTGGGTAATCCCCAGGGGAAACTGGCCCAGGAACCGCAGAACCGGCAACAGGATGGCAAATTCTTCCAGTACATCGCGGTCTCTCTACCCGATGGTTCCGGGTTGGTACAAATTGGTGTAGAACCGACGGAACTTTCAAATTTGAAGGTGCTGTCTAATCTTCAGAATCTTTTAATGACCTATCCCTATAAGGATGGTGGATATGCCTATATCATTTCTGAAGAAAACAATTCCGTTATTCATCACTCAAAGATCGATAGAATCGGTGAAGATCTGACTCAGTATGAGTTTGGTCAGAGGATTCTCAAAGAAAAAACTGGAAGATTTACCTATACCTTCGAAGGGGTGGAGGTTTATACACACTATCAATATACAGAGGACGGAATCTATGTCTCCGCCATCCCCACCAAGGCCTTCAAAAGCCGTTTGACACCCATTTTGTATGCTTTGGTCTTGAGTTCTTTTCTGGCTCTCATCTTATTTTCAGCATTGATTTATATAATTGTAAGAAAAATTTTTGCTCCCTTGCGCAATGTGAGCGACTCTCTTTTGAAAATTTCCAGTGGGGATGCCGATCTGACACAGAGACTTGTGGTTCTCAGCAAGGATGAAGTTGGTGATGTTGCTCATAA of Oceanispirochaeta crateris contains these proteins:
- a CDS encoding methyl-accepting chemotaxis protein, which codes for MKITSKIILPVAIMLVLAVSIVSIIGYTNISHEIDNVLEVSTQTILENLLNENEMFNKNMRFMKEGMNNNYIKIARSIAYIVNENPDLVSTERMQELASAIGIDEIHIIDSRGILFAGSDPESFGLDFSQNEETKPFLELLGNPQGKLAQEPQNRQQDGKFFQYIAVSLPDGSGLVQIGVEPTELSNLKVLSNLQNLLMTYPYKDGGYAYIISEENNSVIHHSKIDRIGEDLTQYEFGQRILKEKTGRFTYTFEGVEVYTHYQYTEDGIYVSAIPTKAFKSRLTPILYALVLSSFLALILFSALIYIIVRKIFAPLRNVSDSLLKISSGDADLTQRLVVLSKDEVGDVAHNFNAFIENLQSLIIGIQMAVSKTHNISVELSSNTDITAASIGDIDMNINSVRNQLQQMNVNIGESATAMEEITSNTSSFDNMISSQASMVEESTAAITQMIASLNNVGNITVAKKESTADLKNIAEEGKKQIDQTSKEFAVVAEKISKIQEMAVTINNIAAQTNLLSMNAAIEAAHAGESGKGFAVVADEIRKLAETSGKSSGTISKLIKDITIGVSNTSENVVKTLRIFDSISEEVESTVNAFHEIENSVSELTIGGRQVMESTEEINNVTNEVSQGSSEIHRGIDSTSTSLLGIKSKSGEVAIGVDEINRKASEVVDAMKKLQLLGDDLDSITRDLSEKFSQFITG